In the genome of Pangasianodon hypophthalmus isolate fPanHyp1 chromosome 23, fPanHyp1.pri, whole genome shotgun sequence, one region contains:
- the galr2b gene encoding galanin receptor 2b gives MSDHEDLSKAMGHWNASDSYQLNAASVIVSVVFSLIFLLGTVGNSLVLAVLLRSGQLSYNTTNLFILNLSVADFFFIIFCVPFQATIYSLEGWVFGSFMCKVVHFFINLTMYASSFTLAAVSVDRYLAIRYPLRSRELRTPCNAVVAMVIIWGLSLVFAGPYLSYYDLIDFENSNVCVPGWEEHNRKVLDTCTFVFGYVIPVLIVSLSYTRTIKYLWTAVDPLDGMSESKRAKRKVTKMIIIVTVLFCICWLPYHVVILCYLYGDFPFNQTTYAFRLLSHCMAYANSCLNPIVYALVSKHFRKGFKKVFSCILSKKGRNKVHVVQLANTVPGFEAASTEVSHMNEENGRQNEREIAERPLTESQDATMNITLPCQKQP, from the exons ATGTCTGACCATGAGGATCTGAGCAAAGCCATGGGCCACTGGAATGCCTCGGACAGCTACCAGCTGAACGCAGCTAGCGTGATTGTGTCCGTAGTGTTCTCACTCATCTTCCTGCTGGGCACGGTGGGCAACAGCCTGGTGCTCGCTGTGCTCCTGCGCAGCGGCCAGCTCAGCTACAACACCACCAACCTGTTCATCCTCAACCTCAGCGTGGCCGACTTCTTCTTCATCATATTCTGTGTGCCTTTCCAGGCCACCATCTACTCACTGGAGGGCTGGGTATTCGGCTCCTTCATGTGCAAAGTGGTGCACTTCTTCATCAACCTCACCATGTACGCTAGTAGCTTCACCCTTGCTGCTGTCTCTGTTGATAG ATATTTGGCCATTCGTTATCCACTGCGCTCCAGAGAATTACGAACACCCTGTAATGCggttgttgccatggtgatcATTTGGGGTCTGTCTCTTGTCTTTGCCGGCCCTTACTTGAGCTATTATGACCTGATTGATTTCGAAAACAGCAACGTGTGTGTTCCTGGTTGGGAGGAACACAACCGCAAAGTGTTGGATACCTGCACCTTTGTGTTTGGCTATGTCATCCCTGTACTCATTGTCAGCCTGTCTTACACACGCACTATCAAGTATCTCTGGACAGCTGTTGACCCACTGGACGGCATGTCCGAGTCTAAGCGAGCCAAGCGCAAAGTCACCAAGATGATCATAATCGTCACAGTGCTGTTCTGCATCTGCTGGCTGCCCTACCACGTGGTCATCCTGTGCTATTTGTATGGAGATTTCCCCTTCAACCAGACCACTTATGCATTCAGGCTGCTCTCACACTGCATGGCCTACGCCAACTCCTGCCTTAATCCCATTGTCTACGCGCTGGTGTCCAAGCATTTCCGCAAGGGCTTTAAGAAGGTGTTCAGCTGCATTCTCAGCAAAAAGGGCCGCAATAAGGTGCATGTAGTGCAACTGGCTAACACTGTGCCTGGCTTTGAAGCTGCCTCGACTGAGGTATCACACATGAATGAAGAAAACGGCAGACAGAATGAGCGTGAGATAGCTGAACGCCCCCTTACAGAGTCACAGGATGCCACCATGAACATAACATTACCTTGCCAGAAGCAGCCATGA